CAATCCACCACTGTCTGTTGCCAGATCTCGCTCGGGCTAGTGGAAATCTTTTTTAACTGACCATGCTGCAAATTTGCCAACTGACTTTGTTTGGCTAGCCAATAATGTTGGTAGGGCTCTGCGCGCCGAAACAATAAAACCCAACCGACTTTTCCCGCCGCCGTCGGTAATTTTATCGCCAACACACCCGCAATATCACGACTATCCACCATGGTGGCAAAATCCGTCGCAGCTAGCTGATAGCAATGCCAGATAGTGGCACTAGGCTGAGTGTCTGCCAGCCAGTCAACAAGAATATCCACCTCGCTTTTGGTCAGGGCGTGACCATGGCAAGTGATTTTATTCTCATACATTAGTGCCATACCGGATAACGAAAATAATTCAAGCCAGCTGTCACCATGGGCTTCAATAAGCATCTCTGGATCACTGATGAATCCACGTTCGGCCGACAACAACTCACGACTGTCCATGACTGCCTGCATAAACCGGGCATCATCCAGCGTCTGTAACAGGAACAGGCGCTGCGCTGCCATTTGCACCAGGCTATATGCGGCATCCCGCTCAGCCGGACTTAATTCCAAATGGTCAAAATGATGACAGACCAGTACTCCCCACAAACCAGTATGAGAGTGAATTGCGACGGATAGCTTGGCCCAAATGCCCGTGTTTTGTAGCTGATTGCTCTCTACTTCAGACAATGCCTGCAAAAAACCGGGGGTCAAATCAAGACTGACCATATCATTGGCACTGGTTGGAATTAGCGAGACCGGCTTAGCATTGACATTTGGCACGCTGGTAAGAGAATTTTTTTGATAGCGTTGGCGAACTGTTAATGGAATCGCTGACTCTGGAAAATGGTATCCAAGAACGCGTTTATCCGGATAACGACAACTTTCCGCCACCACGATACGGTGCGCCTGTTCATCAAACTCACACAACATAACTCGATCAAACCCCGTTATCGTCTGCACGCCCTGAGTGAGGGTTTGCAGTAAAGTGGAGATATCTTTTGTGACGGCCAGCCGCCCCAACCACTCGTTGATTTCCGGTAACAGGCTATGCTCTCCAGCACGAGGAATCCCTTCATACTCGACAACAATATCCGAGTCACTGCGATAGGCCATGACATAAAAACGCTGATACTGGCCGGCAATCTGACGATCAATCACCATCGGCGCATGCAGACGAGGCTGCGTTTTCAAACTTGTCAGCAATCGCTCGTGTAATTTTCCGCCCAACACATCGCGCGGCATACTGGCCAAGGCGGTACTGACATCAATGCCAAGTATTTGGGAAATGTTCTCACTAACTTGCAGAACAAGGCTTAGCGTCGCATCACAGCGTAATAAACAACCATGTCTCTGAATCCTCACAGCATCAGTCGCTGTCGCGTCTATAGATTGTCTTGCCACTTCAGAAGACAAGTCATGTCCTGTCATATCAGCGTATCCACAACAATCCCGTTGTGCTCCTATTCAATCAAATCTGCGCGACTAAACATAATACGTGCCATGCTTGCTTTTTCACATATCTTTGCACGCCAATCTATCGCGCGCAATCGATTTGTGATGCTCAACCAAGATTTTAATTAGCGTAGTATCAATAGTGGAATAGCGCTCATTCTGACCATTTTAGCCGTATTACTACCCAGCAAAAACTGTCGAATACGGCTATGTCCATAAGCGCCCATCACCATCAAGTCAATATTCTTTTGCTGTTGGTATTGGTACAATGCTGACTGAACTTCGCCTTGGAGTAAGGCCGTTGTCACATCAAACTTCGCTTCACGAAGCCTTGCTGCCGCCGCATTTAATTGTGACTGATGCTGACTGTCATTTTCTGCAACCATCGCTAAATGACATGGCAAGTCACGTAACAAATTACTTTCTGCCACTTTTTCCAATGATTTGCTAGCTGTCACACTGCCATCGTAAGCGATCATAAAGCTGCTTGGCGCAGCAAAGTCAGGAAGTGTAATCAATAATGGTCGGTGAACACTGCGAATGACATTTTCAAGATGACTACCTAATTGATACGGCTGTTGGCCGTGTGTTTCGCCTTGACGTCCGATGATCAGTAATCGTGTCTCCGCTTGCAAATCCAGCAAAGTCTCAATCAGGCTGCCATGCCGTTGATGGGTGGTGACATCAACTACGCCTTGCTCACGCGCATGTTGCCGCGCATCTTGCAACATGGCTTTACCATGTTCGAGTGCTAATCGGCTGCGTTTTTCCTCAATTTCAACCAGCTCTTCCAGCAGGTGTTCGCGACTACCTAAGCCGATATTCCCGGACAGGTTTTGAACATCAGCTGAGGCTAAATACTCAGACTTATCCAATACATGCAGTAGATCCAATGGTGCTTCAAGCCGCAAACTAGCCCAACTTGCAGCATCACATACGGCGGCAGCGGCAAGCGAGCCATCAATACAAGCGATAATTTTTGTCATGCTTTCTCCTAATGGCCGCCCAGCATTTTTTCAACGTCTTCCGGTTTATTATGCACACCAAACCGATCAACAATGGTGGCTGTCGCTTTGTTCATACCAAGTAACGTCACTTGCGTGCCTTCCCGGCGAAATTTAAGCACGACTTTGTCAAGTGCCGTCACTGAGGTGATATCCCAAAAATGCGCCTGACTCAAATCAATAACGACTTTATCCAACGCCTCTTTAAAATCAAACGCAGCCGCAAACTTATCCGCAGAGGCAAAAAACACCTGGCCCAATACTTGATAATGGCGTTGAGTATCGTCGTTATGGAGTGTGCTCTTGACCACCATAAACTGGCCAACCTTATTGGCAAAAAACAGCGCTGCCAATAACACGCCAACAAACACGCCCATTGCCAAATTATGCGTCATGACGACCACAACAACGGTAGCTACCATAACAATATTGGTCGACAACGGATTTTTTTTCATATCCCTGAGCGATGCCCAGGAAAACGTACCTATAGATACCATTATCATCACGGCAACCAGCGCTGCCATGGGTATCTGCACCAGCCATGCATCGAAAACCAAAATCAACAAAATCAGAAACACCCCGGCCGACAATGTGGATAATCGCCCGCGACCTCCCGATTTGATATTGATAACGGACTGGCCAATCATCGCACAACCCGCCATGCCACCCAGAAAACCCGCACCAATATTAGCGATGCCTTGGCCTTTACATTCCCGGTTTTTATCACTTTGGGTATCGGTTAAATCATCCACAATAGTTGCCGTCATCATTGACTCTAATAGCCCCACTATGGCCAACGCAATCGCATACGGAAAGATGATTGTCAGCGTTTCGATAGTGAATGGCACCTCCGGCCACAGGAAAACCGGCAAAGTATCGGGTAACTCGCCCATGTCTCCTACGGTCCGAATATCCAGATCCAAGGCAATGGCCACCAGCGTCAAAGTGATAATGGTAATCAACGGTGAAGGTAACAATTTGCCAATTCGGGGCACATACGGAAACAGATAAATGATTGCTAGACCCGCAGCCGTCATTGCATACACATGCCAGGTCACATTAGTCAGCTCAGGGAGTTGTGCCATAAAGATTAATATCGCCAACGCGTTAACAAAACCGGTGACAACGGACCTTGACACAAAACGCATCAAGTCCCCCAATCTCAAGTAACCCGCGATGATTTGCAATATCCCGGTTAACAGGGTGGCTGCGAGCAAATATTCCAGACCATGTTCTTTGACTAATGTCACCATAAGCAAGGCCATTGCGCCGGTTGCAGCAGAAATCATCCCAGGTCGGCCACCGACAAAAGCAATGATGACCGCGATGCAGAATGACGCGTACAAGCCGACTTTGGGATCGACGCCAGCAATAATCGAAAAGGCGATAGCCTCCGGTACCAGAGCCAAAGCCACAACAATACCGGCAATCAGATCACGCCGGACATTACTCAGCCATTCACGCTGAAGCGTTTGTAACATAGATATTTCCTGATAGTAATGATGATGAAACAGTAGCGGTGATCGGCCGTAATCATTGAAAAAAAAACTGGAAAATTACGTGCGCTGCAGGCGTCGCATTAAACATCGAATGCGTTGCTAACGGGCTGTTTCAATAGCCAAACCATTATAGCTTGCAATGCTATTGCGCTCAAACGCATTGCACATTACCCCGGTTTTTTTCAGCAACTGATACAATCACCGCCATTATCAAAATGACTGATGTTTTATGGATGCGTTATTGAACTTATTTGCTCAGCTAGAGCAATATCCCAAATTGACGATGTGGCTGGCGCTGACTGCACTCATTTTATTCGCTTGGTTGGCAAATTGGGTCGTCAAACGCATTTTGGTTCGTGGTATCTATAAACTGCTTCGTACTACGGCGCTCAATCGACATAGCAGTATCGCTGACTCACCGTTTATCGCCCGGCTGGCCAACATTGTTCCGGCAGTCATCTTATCGGTTGGTATTGGCCTCATCAGTGAAGTGCCGACCATGCTGGTTACGGTGGTGCAGAATGTCACCAGTGCCTTTATTGTGCTCACCATCGCACTGGCCATCAGCAATCTGTTAACCGTCGTTAATACCGCCTATAACAAAAGACCGGATGCGCATCTCAAACCGGTTAAGGGATATATTCAAGTCGTTAAAATTGTTGTCTTTGCCATCGCGACCATTCTCATGGTGGCCTCGCTGATTGATCGTTCGCCACTGATTCTGCTTTCTGGTCTTGGTGCAATGGCTGCCGTGCTCATGTTGATCTTTCAAGACACCCTGTTATCACTCGTTGCCAGCGTACAAATCAGTTCAAACGACTTGATTCGGGTCGGTGACTGGATTGAGATGTCGCAGCTGGAAGCAGATGGGGATGTTGTCGATATCGCCTTACATACCGTCAAAGTTCAGAACTGGGATAAAACTATTACGGTTATTCCCACAAAACGTTTTCTGAGTGATCCATTTAAAAACTGGCGTGGTATGAAAGAGTCTGGCGGTCGCCGGATTAAACGCAGCCTCTTGATTGATCAACAATCTGTTCATTTTTTAAGTCGTGAAGAACGCCAAAAGTTGAATCGTTTCAATTTGCTTGGCAACTACCTTAAAGATAAGCAAACGGAAATTGATGATTGGAATCAAAAATTAGAAGATATCGGCAAAGAGGCCGTAAATACTCGCCGATTAACCAACGTCGGTAGCTTTCGCGCCTATGTCAGCCAGTATCTGCAACACCATCCAAAACTGCGTCAGGATTTAACCTTAATGTGCAGGCAACTGGCCCCCACCGCAGATGGCTTACCAATTGAAGTCTATTGCTTTACCAACACGACAGAATGGGTACAATTTGAGAGCATTGCCTCGGATATCTTTGATCACCTTCTGGCCATCTTGCCCGAGTTTGGTCTCCGTGTATTTCAACATCCGAGCGGCATGGATATGCGTGAACTACGGTTGCCGCTACAATCCGATGCAAGCCCAAACAAAGGCTGATTACCCTCTTCCTGTTTCGGCATCAGACGAGAACACGCGCAATAAAAACCTCTTTAACCCAGCCATATATCTTTACATAAAGATTGTTTATATTGAGGCAAAAGCGTAGTCTATTGCCTTTTGTTAAGGCACTTTGCTATGCATGATGATATCGACACCATTGTTTCACAGTGGCATGCACTTGGCTTAAAGACCGACTTTGATGCCATACAGATTGCTGCCCGAATTTTGCGTCTGGCTAAGTCATTGGAGCAGGCAGTCGCTGCACTTCATCTTCAGCATGGTTTAAAACAGGGAGAATTCGATGTCCTGGCAGCACTTCGACGCTCACCCCACCCCTCACTAACACCATCTGCGCTTTATCAAACCATGCTACTGAGTTCGGGGGCAATGACCAGTCGCCTAGACCGGCTGGAAAAAAAACGGCTTATTCAACGTCAGCACTGTCAGCAAGACCGTCGTAGCATCAAAGTTGCTCTGACAGAGAAAGGAAAGCAGTGCATCGATACCATCTATCCAGCTCATTTTGCTTTGCTGTCATCATTACTTAATAGCCTTGAAAAACAAGAAAAAACAGGCTTGGTCAAGTTATTAAAATCAACATCTCTGTCAATAACACAAACGGATCCTGAGAAAACAGATGCCGATTAATATGCAATCTATCATTATTTTATTAGCGGCACTGACTGCAATGGCTCCCCTTGCCATTGATGCTTACTTGCCGGCAATGCCGACTATGGCCAGCCAGCTTGATCGGCCTATTCACGATGTCGAAATTTCACTCAGTGTGTTTTTGGCGGGCTTTGCCTTAGGTCAATTGCTGGGTGGTCCCTTGTCTGATCGCCTTGGGCGTCGACGCATTATCTTTACCGGCATCAGCTTTTTTTCACTGGGCAGTCTGGGCATTATTCTGAGCGACAGTATGACAAGTATTTGGCTGTGGCGGGTCCTTCAAGCTTTAGGTGGTGGCATGGCTATTGTGAATTCAGCAGCCGTGATTCGAGATATCAGTAGCGGTCGTGAAAGTGCTCGTTACTTATCACAAATGGCAATTATTATGATGATTGCGCCGCTGCTAGCCCCGATGATTGGTATGGTATTACTTCACCTTGCTGGTTGGCGGGCGATTTTTCTTTTTTTACTGATTTACGGTGTCGTACTTGGCCTGCTGTTATTTCGTTTTTTGCCGGAGACAAGACAGCAATTAACGGTAGGCAATGCCTTACAACGTTATTTATCAGTGCTAAGACATCGTCAGGCAATGGGCTTTCTGGTTGCCCAATGCTTTGCCTACGGCAGTTTGTTTACCTTTATCACTGCCTCGCCGGGTGTTTATATGAATTTTTTTGGGGTTTCCGAAACACTTTATCCTTTTTTGTTTGGTGCCAACGTCATCATCATGATTGCAGCAAACCGATTAAATATGCAACTTTTAAACTATTTTTCACCACCACAACTCCTCAATCGTGGTCAGCTCTTACAACTATCTATTGGCAGTTTATTACTCGCTTACGTTTGGTGGGCTGATACGCAACTGTTATTTGTCGTTGTGCTCGGTATCATGCTGTTTATTGGATTTCAGGGACTGATTGTCGCAAATGCGATCGCCAGTACCGTTGAGTTTTTCCCTGAGAGTGCGGCAACCGCGACAGCTTTACTCGGGGCTTGTGGATTTTTGACTGGCGCTGCCAGCGGCTGGTTGGTCACCACCTTGAGTGATGGCAGTGCGCTGCCGATGATTTTTGTGATGACATTATGTGCGTTAAGTGGCTGGTTTTTAAAAACATTGATTCAGTCGACGGGGAAGTCTTTACATAACTTTTCACCGGATTAACGTCATTTAACCCCGGTTAACGTTATGCTAGCGTCAATTTAGATTGCCTCATCAAGGAGCGCACTTGATCTTACCGGCTTGCCGAAATCACCTCTATTCGGGCCTTTTACTGCTGTTGCTCTCCGCATGTCAAACCGTGCCGAAACAACCGGATTATGCTGCTATCACAACGCAACAGATTGCGGCGGTCAGCCCATGGCAAAATCATACCGCTGCTTCCGAAGTTGGCAATTTGAATACGCTCATTGATGCACCTGAGGTGTATAAGCTGATTGATCTGGCGCTACATAATAATCCAAGTTTACGGCAAACCCTACTCACCCTTGAAGCTCTGGAAAAGCAACAAAACATTGCCCGTGCACAACGACTTCCATTGGTGACATCTGGCTTTAGCGCAAACCGAAATAAAGAAACGAATAATCAATTCACCACGAACGTGAATATCAGTTGGCAAGCAGATGTTTGGGGACAATTAGCCGATCTGGAACAGGCTGCGGAACTGGATGTGCTGCAACAAACGCTGCTATTGCAATCTGCACGAGACACGCTGGCAGCCGAAGTAATGCGCAACTGGATCACCTTGATCACTCAGCAACGTGCCATAGATATCGAAGCACAGCGGCTTGATAGCTTGCAACGAACGCAGACCTTTATTTTACAGCGTTACCAACAGGGTTTAGGCCTGTTGGAAGATCTTGATAGTGCTCGCACTGCGGTTGCCAGCTCTGAAGCACAGTTAGAAAGTCTGCATGAAGCTTTTCGTCAGCAACAACTGTTTATGCGTACATTGCTTGGTCAAATCGACTTGCCCACGTTTGATAATTTACCCAAAAACTATCCCAAGGTCGCCTTACCGTTAGCGGCGTTGCCAACACAATCATTGGCAAGACGACCCGATTTGCAAGCCGCTTATATCGCCATCAAATCCAGCCAGCAACGCACCGTCGCCGCCTATAAGGATATTCTGCCTGAGCTCAGTTTTCAGGCTATTTTACAAGACGTTGCCAGCTCGCCACGTGCCGCTTTATTTGAGTCCCCCGTATGGTCACTGTTGGGACAGTTGACGGCCACGCTTTACGACGGTGGAGAACGACGTGCAAACGCGGAAATCGGGGAATTACAAACTGAAATTGCCTACGAAAGCTATCGGGATCAATTGTTGATTGCTGTCACTGAAATCGAACAAGCACTGAGTAACGAACAGGCACTGGTTCGTCAGCAGGCATTTGTGGAAAAAGCCTTGGCCAGTGCTGAGAATAATCTGCGTCAATATCAGCAAGGCTATCAAAGCGGCTTACGAACCATTTTGGACCTATTAACAGTGCAACAACAAAATTTTAACCTGCAATCGCAACGCGATGATTTAATCTATCAACGCTTGATTAACCGGGTGAACCTAGGTTTGGCACTTGGACTGGAGATTCAAGCGTAATGAAAGTTAAAACCGTTATTGCGTTTTTATTGGCCCTGATTGTGATGATCGGTGTTTATTTCTGGACGCAGCAGAGCATTGAGCGTTTTGAAAACCGGCCCATCATGAAACGTGACGCTCCTGTCGTCCGTCCAGATATTTCAGTTATTACGGTATCTGCCCAAAGTTATCAGGCTGAGGTCAGTGCTTTTGGTGCCGTCCAACCCAGATTTAATATTACTTTGAGTGCACAGGTGGCAGGCCAAGTCGAAACGCTGGCTAATAACTTTGAAACAGGCCGATTGGTCAACAAAGGTGATGTCCTGCTAACACTTGAAAATAGCGCCTATCGTGCAGCCGTTGCACTTGCCGAACAACAACTCGCTGAGAACCAATTGCTGCTGTTACAAGAACAGCGTCAAGGCCAGCAGGCAGCGGCCGAGTGGCGTGCATCAGGTTTATCTGGCGACCCAGATGACCTGGTTCTGCGAAAGCCGCAGCTTGCTCAGGCTGAGGCGGCGGTTAACAATGCGCAGGCACAACTGAATAATGCAAAAAAAGAGTTGGCTTTCAGTCATGTCAAAGCCCCTTTTGATGCCTTGATTGTCAGTCGCGATGTTTCGCCTGGCAGTTATGTCCAGGCAGGCACTGCCATTGGCACACTCTATAGTACGGATCGTGTGGAAGTAGCGGTGACGCTATCGGAATATGAATGGCAGAATTTATCTACCGCCGAGCATATGATGAACACAAAATGGCCCGTCAAACTCACCTCTGTCGAAAGCAAGGCTTCATGGCAAGGGCATGTGCTGCGTACAGAACAACATCTTGATGGCATAACACGGCAACGGGCCTTAATTGTCGGTATCGAAAAGCCGCTGCAACAAACGCCACCCCTTAATCCGGGGACGTTCGTCGCGGTGGCGCTGGCAGGCGCTGAACTTGATGGGTTATGGCGTTTACCATTAACCAGTCTCAGTCAGCGTGGTGACATCTGGTACGTCAATGCTGACAATAATCTGGCGAAATTTGCAGCGACTCCAGTTTTTAGTGATGCGCAGTATATTTATATCTCCCCGCCACCGACCTTAACTGAAGACAAGCAACATGTGCTGATCCAGCCGTTAGACAGTTACCTGGCAGGTATGGCTGTTAATCCTGTCAGCACCATGGAAAACGCCAATGATTAACCCAAAGCGCGCTGGGATTATTGGTTGGTTTATTCATAACCCGGTTGCTGCCAACCTGCTGATGATACTGGTGATTGTACTCGGCCTTGTCGCCGCTGGAGATCTGCGTAAAGAAGCGTTTCCAAGAGGTATGGTTAACGAAGTTACGGTCAATATTTCCTATGACAGTGGTTCGGCAAAACAATCGGAAGAAGGTCTGGCAATTAAAATCGAGCAACGTCTGCGCGGCGTTGCCGGTATTGAAAATATCATCAGTCAATCCACTCGTAGTGGTGTATCGGTCGAAGTGGAAATGCAGAGTGGCTATGACATTGACACTTTGTTTCAAGAAGTCAAAACGCAGATTGATGCGATATCAACGTTTCCGGTGGACGCAAAAAACCCGGTTATCGATATGGGCGATGGCGATGAACACGCCATCTGGATCCAGCTTTATGGCGACACAGATCGTCAAAGCCTGCAACAAATTGCAACGCAGATAGAACGAGACCTGTTGAGCAAGCCCGCTATTCATCGTGTCACGTTATCTGGCTGGCGTGATCCGATGATGATGATTGAAATTGATGATGGTCGCTTACAATCCTACGGGTTAACCCTGTCCGATGTTGAAGCTGCGATTAATAACAACTCCTCCAATCCACTAACCGCCGTCCTTCGCAACGAAACCATTTATCTGCAATTGAAAGCAGCTGAGCAAGCCTACCTGAAACAGGACTTCGCCACCATCCCTCTGATAACCGGTAATAATGGTCAGCAGGTTTACCTTGGAGATGTCGCCGATATTTTGGACAGCTTTGATGATGATGTGGCTGTGTTGTCACGGTTCCAAGGCCAAAACAGTATCGGCCTCCAAGTCGTCACCTCGGCGTTAAATGATATTGGCGACTCGGTGAAACAAGCCACCGACGTTGTTGAAGTCTGGCGTAATGAACAAAAACTGCCCGCTGGCATTGAAATGGCGACCTGGCATGATCGTAGTGTCAATATCACGGATCGTCTGCAAATCCTGATTAATAATGCCATTATCGGCATGGTGCTGGTGTTTGTCTTGCTGGCTTTATTTCTTAATTTGTCTGTTGCCTTCTGGGTGGCGATGGGGCTGCCTTTCGTGTTTCTCGGCACCTTGTTTTTTATGGGGGACAACTGGGCCAACTTAACCCTGAACTCATTCACCACCTTTGGCTTTTTGATGGCGCTTGGCATTATTGTCGATGATGCCGTTGTCATTGGTGAAAGCATCTACAGTGTACGGTCCCGCGAAGGCGACACGATTCGCAGTACGATTAAAGGCACGATGCAAGTCGCCATGCCAACTATTTTCGGTGTTTTTACCACCGTGGTCGCTTTCTTTGCTATGTCACAAATTGAAGGTCGACTCGGCGAAATTTATGCCCAGTTTGCCACCGTTGTCGCAATTGCGTTGATGCTCTCTCTGATCGAGTCCAAGTTAATTCTGCCCGCCCACCTGACTCATTTAAACACTCAAAAAAAACCGCGACAAAACCCATTGAGCCGTATCTTTCGATTACTGCAAGATGCTGCTGATAATAGCCTGCAGTGGTTCTCCGCTCACGTTTACCTACCCGTTCTTACTTTTTGTCTACGGTTTCGTTATGCCATGGTCACGGTGTTTATCATGGTGTTTATTATTGTGTTCAGCATGCCATTTAATGGCACTATCCGAATGAGCTTTTTTCCCTCTATTCCAGGTGATACGGTGCGAGCCCAGATATCAATGCACAATGATGTCAGTTATGGCCGTACGCATGACACTTTATTATTATTGGAGCAAACGGCTTATCAGGCAGATCGGCAACTCCGTGATGACAACGAATCCAGTGGTATTGGCAATCTGCAGGTGATTTCCGAAGCAGATCATCGCGGTAGTATTACGGTAGAACTCAAACCGGATGCCCCCTACAACATGTTTGCTTTTAGACAGGCTTGGGAAAAACAATCTGGCCTACCTGAAGGCGTACGGAGCTTACGCATTCAAAGTGGCCGTCCCGATGATGATGCGTTACGGATCGAACTGCGCAGCAATGATGATCGCGTTCTTGAATTAGCCGGTGAAGAAATCTCGGCTCTGCTCGAACCCATGCCAGGCATTATTGGTTTGCAAAATAATCTGCAACCTGGGCAGCCGCAATTACAACTAAAATTAAATCCGCAAGGCGAGGCAATGGGGTTAACAACGGATCAACTTGCCATACAGATCCTGCAAGGGTTTAGTGGACAAGTGGTGCAACGTTATCAACGCAATAGTGATGAAATTGAAGTAAAGGTA
The genomic region above belongs to Methylophaga frappieri and contains:
- a CDS encoding efflux RND transporter permease subunit encodes the protein MINPKRAGIIGWFIHNPVAANLLMILVIVLGLVAAGDLRKEAFPRGMVNEVTVNISYDSGSAKQSEEGLAIKIEQRLRGVAGIENIISQSTRSGVSVEVEMQSGYDIDTLFQEVKTQIDAISTFPVDAKNPVIDMGDGDEHAIWIQLYGDTDRQSLQQIATQIERDLLSKPAIHRVTLSGWRDPMMMIEIDDGRLQSYGLTLSDVEAAINNNSSNPLTAVLRNETIYLQLKAAEQAYLKQDFATIPLITGNNGQQVYLGDVADILDSFDDDVAVLSRFQGQNSIGLQVVTSALNDIGDSVKQATDVVEVWRNEQKLPAGIEMATWHDRSVNITDRLQILINNAIIGMVLVFVLLALFLNLSVAFWVAMGLPFVFLGTLFFMGDNWANLTLNSFTTFGFLMALGIIVDDAVVIGESIYSVRSREGDTIRSTIKGTMQVAMPTIFGVFTTVVAFFAMSQIEGRLGEIYAQFATVVAIALMLSLIESKLILPAHLTHLNTQKKPRQNPLSRIFRLLQDAADNSLQWFSAHVYLPVLTFCLRFRYAMVTVFIMVFIIVFSMPFNGTIRMSFFPSIPGDTVRAQISMHNDVSYGRTHDTLLLLEQTAYQADRQLRDDNESSGIGNLQVISEADHRGSITVELKPDAPYNMFAFRQAWEKQSGLPEGVRSLRIQSGRPDDDALRIELRSNDDRVLELAGEEISALLEPMPGIIGLQNNLQPGQPQLQLKLNPQGEAMGLTTDQLAIQILQGFSGQVVQRYQRNSDEIEVKVRYPEADRQNPADVLQSRVRLPDGSVIPLASVAEVSYGFTRDSITRINGQRAVYLSADVDKDSLSVTELVDRLEHNEVPRLKAKYPDLDIYFAGEAEEQRETEASMIHLFLLAMLAIYALLAIPLKSYIQPIIIMTAIPFGIVGALLGHWVNDLSLGILSMNGIIALSGVVVNDSLLLAARFNEIKRESREITKAVVKAGRDRIRAVLLTSFTTFAGLMPLLWETSQTAFFLVPAAVSLAYGVMFATIITLLLIPMLLMIEHDIRSRLPGRRDLSIPA